One genomic window of Micromonospora sp. WMMD1128 includes the following:
- a CDS encoding LuxR C-terminal-related transcriptional regulator, which translates to MAQANRQTSTSPTGLRVLVTLGPEVLRKGVEALLGELHAITGVRVASTAGEAMVLLRRQRPDLLIVIVEDDVPVDRLVTAARSAGVPTLAVLSRAGDALRGRTVPLAADGFILAGELDRRSLNDALTELWRGEMPMPLALGRVALSALREDHRPADTPALTPREGETLRLLARGLSNRQIAGTMGITEHGAKRHVCHILAKLNCTNRTEAVTAAYQLGLLPARR; encoded by the coding sequence ATGGCGCAGGCCAACCGGCAAACCAGCACATCGCCGACCGGGCTACGGGTTCTCGTCACGCTCGGCCCGGAGGTGCTGCGCAAAGGGGTCGAGGCGCTCCTCGGCGAACTGCACGCGATCACCGGCGTCCGGGTCGCGTCGACGGCCGGTGAGGCGATGGTGCTGCTCCGGCGGCAACGACCCGACCTGCTGATCGTGATTGTCGAGGATGATGTCCCGGTCGACCGGTTGGTGACCGCCGCCCGAAGCGCCGGCGTTCCGACCCTGGCGGTCCTGAGCCGAGCCGGTGACGCACTCCGCGGTCGGACGGTACCGCTGGCGGCTGATGGTTTCATCCTGGCCGGGGAGCTCGATCGCCGGTCGCTCAACGACGCGCTGACCGAGCTCTGGCGAGGCGAGATGCCGATGCCGCTCGCTCTCGGCCGGGTCGCGCTCTCGGCGTTGCGGGAGGACCACCGCCCCGCCGACACTCCGGCGCTGACCCCCCGGGAGGGCGAGACGCTGAGGCTGCTGGCCCGAGGGCTGAGCAACCGCCAGATCGCGGGAACGATGGGGATCACCGAGCACGGGGCGAAGCGGCACGTCTGCCACATCCTGGCGAAGTTGAACTGCACCAACCGGACGGAGGCGGTTACGGCGGCCTACCAACTGGGCCTGCTGCCCGCCAGGCGCTGA